TCATCGGCTTGCGCTTCAATCGAGCTAAATGGCATCTCAGCCATCAATTCATAGGTTTCGGGCAAGTCAAGCAAGTCCCGCACAACCTTATCATAGCCTAAGTCATAGCCGATATTAAAGTGATGCAAGGAAGCACCTAAGCCTAAATCAGCTAGTAAAAGCCAGCTGGCAAAGGTAAGCATGGCTGAATTCTGCTCTTTATAGGCCGCCTGCCGCTCTGGACTCGTCGGCATTTCGTCTACCACTGCCCTATCTTCAAAGAAGAGGAGGGTACCGACACCCCTTTTAGCCTGTTCAAAACGCGGGGCAATAGCTTCATAGCGCGCTGGATCAACGAAAGCTTTCTGACTATCATGTAGTGTGTCCCAGAGCTTTTCATGCAGCTGGCCGCTGGCTACGATGAGACGGCTGGATTCAACATGGT
This region of Suicoccus acidiformans genomic DNA includes:
- a CDS encoding nitroreductase family protein → MSYANLLTSRRSIYHIGRNTPVTAEEVTEKLQILIPTIPTAYHVESSRLIVASGQLHEKLWDTLHDSQKAFVDPARYEAIAPRFEQAKRGVGTLLFFEDRAVVDEMPTSPERQAAYKEQNSAMLTFASWLLLADLGLGASLHHFNIGYDLGYDKVVRDLLDLPETYELMAEMPFSSIEAQADEKARVSGDERVKLYLSLSQNA